The following coding sequences lie in one Nycticebus coucang isolate mNycCou1 chromosome 18, mNycCou1.pri, whole genome shotgun sequence genomic window:
- the KRT15 gene encoding keratin, type I cytoskeletal 15 isoform X1: protein MTTTFLQTSSSFGGSSTRGGSLRAGGGGFGGGSLYGGGGSRSISASSARFVSAGSGGGYGSMMSCGFGGGAGSGFGGGSGFGGGFGGGFGGGDGGLLSGNEKATMQNLNDRLASYLDKVRALEEANTELEVKIRDWYQKQAPTSPERDHSPYFKTMEELRDKILAATIDNSRVILEIDNARLAADDFRLKYEHELTLHQSVEADINGLRRVLDELTLARTDLEMQIENLNEELAYLKKNHEEEMKEFSSQLAGQVNVEMDAAPGVDLTRELAEMREQYEALAEKNRRDAEAWFFSKTEELNKEVASNTEMIQTSKTEITELRRTLQGLEIELQSQLSMKAGLENSLAETECRYATQLQQIQGLISSIEAQLSELRCEMEAQNQEYKMLLDIKTRLEQEIATYRSLLEGQDAKMVGIGFPGAAALGSGGGSSSSNLHIKIEESVDGKKLSSRQRET from the exons ATGACCACCACATTTCTGCAAACTTCTTCCTCCTTTGGCGGGAGCTCTACCCGAGGGGGTTCCCTCAGGGCTGGGGGAGGCGGCTTTGGTGGCGGGAGCCTCTATGGGGGAGGTGGAAGCCGCAGTATCTCAGCTTCTTCTGCCAGGTTTGTCTCTGCAGGGTCAGGAGGCGGGTATGGGAGCATGATGAGCTGTGGCTTTGGTGGAGGGGCGGGGAGCGGCTTTGGAGGTGGGAGCGGCTTTGGAGGTGGCTTTGGTGGGGGTTTTGGTGGTGGCGATGGCGGTCTCCTCTCTGGCAATGAGAAGGCCACCATGCAGAACCTTAATGACCGCCTGGCCTCCTACCTGGACAAGGTGCGGGCCCTAGAGGAGGCTAACACTGAGCTGGAGGTGAAGATCCGTGACTGGTACCAGAAGCAGGCCCCCACCAGCCCCGAGCGTGACCACAGCCCCTACTTCAAGACCATGGAAGAGCTCCGGGACAAG ATCCTGGCTGCCACCATTGACAACTCCCGTGTCATCCTGGAGATCGACAACGCCAGGCTAGCTGCAGATGACTTCAGGCTCAA GTACGAGCATGAGCTGACCCTGCACCAAAGCGTGGAGGCCGACATCAATGGCCTGCGTCGGGTTCTGGATGAGCTGACCCTGGCTAGGACTGACCTGGAGATGCAGATTGAGAACCTAAATGAGGAACTGGCCTACCTGAAGAAGAACCACGAGGAG GAGATGAAGGAGTTCAGCAGCCAGCTGGCAGGCCAGGTCAATGTGGAAATGGACGCAGCACCAGGCGTGGACCTGACCCGTGAGCTGGCGGAGATGAGGGAGCAGTACGAGGCCTTGGCAGAGAAGAACCGCCGGGACGCCGAGGCCTGGTTCTTCAGCAAG ACCGAAGAGCTGAACAAAGAGGTGGCCTCCAACACGGAAATGATCCAGACCAGCAAGACGGAGATCACAGAACTGAGACGTACCCTGCAGGGGCTGGAGATTGAGCTGCAGTCCCAGCTCAGCATG AAAGCCGGGCTGGAGAACTCGCTGGCAGAGACAGAATGCCGCTATGCCACGCAGCTGCAGCAGATCCAGGGGCTCATCAGCAGCATCGAGGCCCAGCTGAGTGAGCTCCGGTGCGAGATGGAGGCTCAGAACCAGGAGTACAAGATGCTGCTGGACATCAAGACGCGGCTGGAGCAGGAGATCGCCACCTACCGCAGCCTGCTCGAGGGCCAGGACGCCAA gATGGTTGGCATTGGCTTCCCAGGAG CAGCTGCTTTGGGAAGTggaggtggcagcagcagcagcaatttGCACATCAAAATAGAGGAGTCTGTGGATGGAAAGAAGCTTTCTTCCCGCCAGAGAGAAACCTAA
- the KRT15 gene encoding keratin, type I cytoskeletal 15 isoform X2 yields the protein MTTTFLQTSSSFGGSSTRGGSLRAGGGGFGGGSLYGGGGSRSISASSARFVSAGSGGGYGSMMSCGFGGGAGSGFGGGSGFGGGFGGGFGGGDGGLLSGNEKATMQNLNDRLASYLDKVRALEEANTELEVKIRDWYQKQAPTSPERDHSPYFKTMEELRDKILAATIDNSRVILEIDNARLAADDFRLKYEHELTLHQSVEADINGLRRVLDELTLARTDLEMQIENLNEELAYLKKNHEEEMKEFSSQLAGQVNVEMDAAPGVDLTRELAEMREQYEALAEKNRRDAEAWFFSKTEELNKEVASNTEMIQTSKTEITELRRTLQGLEIELQSQLSMKAGLENSLAETECRYATQLQQIQGLISSIEAQLSELRCEMEAQNQEYKMLLDIKTRLEQEIATYRSLLEGQDAKMVGIGFPGAALGSGGGSSSSNLHIKIEESVDGKKLSSRQRET from the exons ATGACCACCACATTTCTGCAAACTTCTTCCTCCTTTGGCGGGAGCTCTACCCGAGGGGGTTCCCTCAGGGCTGGGGGAGGCGGCTTTGGTGGCGGGAGCCTCTATGGGGGAGGTGGAAGCCGCAGTATCTCAGCTTCTTCTGCCAGGTTTGTCTCTGCAGGGTCAGGAGGCGGGTATGGGAGCATGATGAGCTGTGGCTTTGGTGGAGGGGCGGGGAGCGGCTTTGGAGGTGGGAGCGGCTTTGGAGGTGGCTTTGGTGGGGGTTTTGGTGGTGGCGATGGCGGTCTCCTCTCTGGCAATGAGAAGGCCACCATGCAGAACCTTAATGACCGCCTGGCCTCCTACCTGGACAAGGTGCGGGCCCTAGAGGAGGCTAACACTGAGCTGGAGGTGAAGATCCGTGACTGGTACCAGAAGCAGGCCCCCACCAGCCCCGAGCGTGACCACAGCCCCTACTTCAAGACCATGGAAGAGCTCCGGGACAAG ATCCTGGCTGCCACCATTGACAACTCCCGTGTCATCCTGGAGATCGACAACGCCAGGCTAGCTGCAGATGACTTCAGGCTCAA GTACGAGCATGAGCTGACCCTGCACCAAAGCGTGGAGGCCGACATCAATGGCCTGCGTCGGGTTCTGGATGAGCTGACCCTGGCTAGGACTGACCTGGAGATGCAGATTGAGAACCTAAATGAGGAACTGGCCTACCTGAAGAAGAACCACGAGGAG GAGATGAAGGAGTTCAGCAGCCAGCTGGCAGGCCAGGTCAATGTGGAAATGGACGCAGCACCAGGCGTGGACCTGACCCGTGAGCTGGCGGAGATGAGGGAGCAGTACGAGGCCTTGGCAGAGAAGAACCGCCGGGACGCCGAGGCCTGGTTCTTCAGCAAG ACCGAAGAGCTGAACAAAGAGGTGGCCTCCAACACGGAAATGATCCAGACCAGCAAGACGGAGATCACAGAACTGAGACGTACCCTGCAGGGGCTGGAGATTGAGCTGCAGTCCCAGCTCAGCATG AAAGCCGGGCTGGAGAACTCGCTGGCAGAGACAGAATGCCGCTATGCCACGCAGCTGCAGCAGATCCAGGGGCTCATCAGCAGCATCGAGGCCCAGCTGAGTGAGCTCCGGTGCGAGATGGAGGCTCAGAACCAGGAGTACAAGATGCTGCTGGACATCAAGACGCGGCTGGAGCAGGAGATCGCCACCTACCGCAGCCTGCTCGAGGGCCAGGACGCCAA gATGGTTGGCATTGGCTTCCCAGGAG CTGCTTTGGGAAGTggaggtggcagcagcagcagcaatttGCACATCAAAATAGAGGAGTCTGTGGATGGAAAGAAGCTTTCTTCCCGCCAGAGAGAAACCTAA
- the KRT19 gene encoding keratin, type I cytoskeletal 19 produces MTSYSYRQSSSSSSFGGLGGGSVRFGAGGAYRAPSIHGGSGGRGVSVSSARLVSSSSGGYGGGYTGGFASALAGSDGLLVGNEKATMQNLNDRLASYLDKVRALEAANGELEVKIRDWYQKQGPGPSREYSHYFKTIEDLRDQILGATIENSKIVLQIDNARLAADDFRTKFETEQALRMSVEADINGLRRVLDELTLARADLEMQIEGLKEELAYLKKNHEEEINVLRGQVGGQVNVEVDSAPGIDLAKVLSDMRSQYEVMAEKNRKDVETLFTTQMDTLNQEVTSHKEQLQISKSEVNDLRRTLQGLEIELQSQLSMKAALEGTLAETEARYGAQLAQIQALISSLEAQLGDVRADSERQNQDYQRLMDIKSRLEQEIATYRSLLEGQEAHYNNLPTSKVV; encoded by the exons ATGACTTCCTACAGCTATCGCCAGTCGTCGTCCTCCTCGTCCTTCGGCGGGCTGGGAGGCGGCTCCGTGCGCTTTGGGGCGGGGGGCGCCTACCGTGCGCCCAGTATCCACGGGGGCTCCGGTGGCCGCGGCGTGTCTGTGTCCTCCGCCCGCTTGGTGTCCTCGTCCTCCGGGGGCTATGGCGGAGGCTACACCGGGGGCTTTGCCAGTGCTCTGGCGGGGTCCGACGGGCTGCTGGTGGGCAACGAGAAGGCCACGATGCAGAACCTCAACGACCGCCTGGCCTCCTACTTGGACAAGGTGCGCGCCCTGGAGGCGGCCAATGGCGAGCTGGAGGTGAAGATCCGAGACTGGTACCAGAAGCAGGGGCCCGGGCCGTCCCGCGAATACAGCCACTACTTCAAGACCATCGAGGACCTTCGGGACCAG ATTCTTGGTGCCACCATTGAGAACTCCAAGATTGTCCTGCAGATCGACAATGCTCGTCTGGCAGCAGATGACTTCCGAACTAA GTTTGAGACGGAGCAGGCCCTGCGTATGAGTGTGGAGGCCGACATCAATGGCCTGCGCCGGGTGCTGGATGAGCTGACCCTGGCCAGAGCCGACCTGGAGATGCAGATTGAAGGCCTGAAGGAGGAGCTGGCCTACCTGAAGAAGAACCATGAGGAG GAAATCAATGTCCTGAGGGGCCAGGTGGGTGGCCAGGTCAATGTGGAGGTGGATTCTGCTCCGGGCATCGATCTTGCCAAGGTCCTGAGTGACATGCGAAGCCAATATGAGGTCATGGCTGAGAAGAACCGGAAGGATGTGGAAACCTTGTTCACCACCCAG ATGGACACATTGAACCAAGAGGTCACCAGCCATAAGGAGCAGCTCCAGATTAGCAAGTCCGAGGTCAATGACCTGCGGCGTACCCTGCAGGGTCTTGAGATTGAGCTGCAGTCGCAGCTCAGCATG AAAGCTGCCCTGGAAGGCACACTGGCGGAAACGGAGGCCCGCTATGGAGCCCAGCTGGCGCAGATCCAGGCGCTGATCAGCAGTCTTGAAGCCCAGCTGGGTGATGTGCGTGCTGACAGTGAGCGGCAGAACCAGGACTACCAGCGGCTCATGGACATCAAGTCGCGGTTGGAGCAGGAGATCGCCACCTACCGCAGCCTGCTTGAGGGCCAGGAGGCCCACTACAACAACCTGCCCACGTCCAAGGTCGTCTAA